The following coding sequences lie in one Daphnia pulex isolate KAP4 chromosome 1, ASM2113471v1 genomic window:
- the LOC124199976 gene encoding pickpocket protein 28-like, translated as MTHREKVRALRKHKRILQHFCESSSIHGLRHVYEDGSLMFERVVWIFLFLSGVCFSTYFCVEVWQKWEQSPILTSVETQLYPLKNVPFPAVTICNVNKVSESKLYEAILGNPKFKNVNYTKLQSTLRFMTKLDRAFDEDNEDENQEKLLEMSQLYQARNISATDLFEILKKAAPACSDMMMDCKWLESTEPCMEYFSFLPTDDGMCCTFNGAKYLDSMLGIESSSNTSREPLKVNGNGYRMGLTLVIDAKLRDFSVINGKFDGFKVLVHSPEEFPDVADRGFVLGLGTETFVGVKVTTSFYTEEVAREVSPKKRQCLMEGEKNLKYFEYYSRSACHIECDTLLMQERCECRPYFFKGDDNTSFCEMKSYKCISKVFEEIRSRGDEYCDCLPPCSDTWYEPEISYASFPGRGFNRTSTYKRIEKKHKISPGMNIREYLKSNVAMLHVYYKEKTGMRYRTDIRFGAADFISSIGGLLGLGLGMSFISVIEILYYIFLRRMFLWQRVKWTRFSKRMTRIFSRKPEEGKKSCSNPVSFDAVQNNNLWLSSATLNSTILTISTSTLDHPVPLTRRHSLNLPPHLQKQLSKY; from the exons ATGACTCACCGTGAAAAAGTGAGGGCTCTTCGGAAACACAAACGGATTTTACAACATTTCTGTGAATCTAGTTCCATTCATGGGCTTAGGCATGTTTACGAAGACGGTAGTTTAATGTTCGAAAG GGTTGTATggatctttttgtttctgtctggcgtttgtttttcaacttatttttGCGTGGAAGTATGGCAAAAGTGGGAACAGTCACCTATACTCACATCCGTTGAAACTCAACTGTACCCATTGAAAAACGTCCCCTTTCCAGCAGTCACAATCTGCAATGTCAACAAAGTCTCTGAAAGCAAGCTCTACGAAGCAATATTAGGCAACCCAAA gtttaaaaatgttaactaCACCAAATTGCAATCGACTCTAAGATTCATGACTAAGCTGGATAGAGCTTTTGATGAAGACAATGAGGacgaaaatcaagaaaagcTTTTGGAGATGAGTCAACTTTACCAGGCGCGAAATATCTCCGCCACTGATTTGTTCGAAATTTTGAAGAAG GCTGCACCAGCTTGCTCAGACATGATGATGGACTGTAAATGGCTCGAATCCACCGAACCTTGCATGgaatatttctcttttctgccTACTGATGACGGTATGTGCTGCACATTCAACGGAGCAAAATATTTAGACTCGATGCTAGGAATCGAATCTAG TTCAAACACTTCGCGCGAACCCTTAAAAGTTAACGGTAATGGATATCGGATGGGTTTGACTCTCGTTATCGATGCGAAATTACGAGACTTTAGTGTAATCAATGGCAAATTCGATGGTTTCAAA GTGCTGGTGCATTCGCCTGAGGAATTTCCAGACGTCGCTGACAGGG GATTTGTGCTTGGTCTCGGTACCGAAAC CTTTGTTGGAGTCAAAGTAACTACCTCTTTCTACACGGAAGAAGTAGCCAGAGAGGTTTCACCAAAGAAACGCCAGTGCCTCATGGAAGGCGAAAAGAATCTCAAGTATTTCGAGTATTACAGCCGATCAGCTTGCCATATCG AATGTGATACTCTTCTCATGCAAGAACGATGCGAATGCCGCCCATATTTCTTCAAAG GGGACGATAATACCAGCTTTTGTGAAATGAAGTCATACAAATGCATTTCCAAAGTATTCG AGGAAATTCGTTCACGAGGAGATGAGTACTGTGATTGTTTGCCTCCATGTTCGGATACGTGGTACGAACCGGAAATTTCATACGCATCATTCCCTGGACGTGGATTCAATCGAACAAGTACCtacaaaagaatagaaaaaaagcacAAGATTAGTCCTGGCATGAACATCAGGGAATATTTAAA GTCCAATGTAGCGATGCTTCACGTTTACTACAAAGAAAAGACGGGAATGCGCTACAGAACAGACATTCGATTCGGAGCAGCAGATTTCATCT CTTCAATTGGAGGCCTTTTAGGCCTTGGTCTAGGCATGAGCTTTATCAGCGTCATTGAAATCCTTTATTACATATTTCTTCGGCGAATGTTTTTATGGCAGCGCGTCAAATGGACACGCTTTAGCAAGCGGATGACACGCATCTTTAGCAGAAAAccagaagagggaaaaaagagcTGCAGTAATCCGGTTTCATTTGATGCAGTCCAAAACAATAACCTCTGGCTGTCTTCGGCCACCTTAAATTCAACAATCTTGACCATCTCAACTTCTACTTTGGATCACCCAGTTCCTCTCACTCGCCGTCACTCACTTAATTTACCTCCACATTTGCAGAAACAACTCAGCAAGTATTGA
- the LOC124199982 gene encoding pickpocket protein 28-like, translating into MSRENKKTDQKKSCQNNNKLIVKQFCENTSIHGLKYIFEDGSILLERLIWLLVFLCGVCFSSYFCVQMWHKWEESPVLTSVETQLYPLNNIYFPAVTICNVNKVSKRKLLETLKKPEYADISYQKMQLTLRYMTKLDRAINNERELKELNEFYKSRNISALDLFKILEMTAPSCSDIIMDCNWLGLTEPCMEYFSFLPTDDGMCCTFNSDKYFDSMLGIEYNANEPLRVNGNGYRMGLNLVIDANVEDYSVTTGKFDGFKVLVHGPEEFPDISDRAFVLGPGTETFVAIKGTTTFNTEDVAREVTPIKRQCLVEGEKKLKYYRQYSRSACFVDCKTRKMQEDCNCRPYFFREINDSRLCEMTSYTCISDVNEKVRSHGHEICECLPPCTDTRYDPEISYASFPGHGFNLTRTFKRLVEKRNLSTGTDGTEYFKSNVAILHVYYKEKTGMRYRTDIRFGIEDFISAMGGLLGLGLGMSFISVIELFYFFCVRRFFLRHRAAAAPDQATQSPSTPPAESDEAKNVWPSSTTLTSSIKTVESSLDGHSNNNLVRRGSLNLPADLQATLFKY; encoded by the exons ATGTCTCGtgagaataagaaaacggATCAGAAAAAATCAtgtcaaaataataacaaattgatTGTAAAACAGTTTTGCGAAAATACTTCGATTCATGGActcaaatacatttttgaaGATGGAAGTATTTTGTTAGAAAG ATTGATATGGTTGCTAGTGTTTCTGTGTGGTGTTTGTTTTTCGAGTTACTTTTGTGTGCAAATGTGGCACAAATGGGAGGAGTCTCCCGTTCTTACGTCCGTCGAAACTCAACTTTATCCGCTAAATAATATTTACTTTCCGGCCGTTACGATCTGTAATGTCAACAAAGTCTCTAAAAGAAAACTATTGGAGACCCTGAAAAAACCAGA ATACGCGGATATTTCCTATCAGAAAATGCAACTGACACTAAGGTACATGACAAAACTAGACCGGGCTATTAATAACGAAAGAGAACTGAAAGAGCTCAACGAGTTTTACAAATCACGGAACATTTCTGCTCtcgatttattcaaaattttggaaatg ACGGCGCCTTCGTGCTCGGACATTATCATGGACTGTAACTGGCTGGGACTGACGGAACCATGCatggaatatttttctttcttacctACTGACGACGGCATGTGTTGTACATTCAACAGTGACAAATATTTCGACTCGATGTTGGGCATTGAATACAA tGCCAATGAACCATTGCGAGTCAATGGTAACGGATACCGGATGGGGTTGAATTTAGTAATCGATGCCAACGTAGAAGACTACAGCGTCACAACGGGGAAATTTGATGGTTTCAAA GTTTTAGTGCATGGGCCAGAAGAGTTCCCTGATATTTCTGACAGAGCTTTTGTGTTAGGGCCTGGCACTGAAAC GTTCGTCGCAATAAAAGGAACAACCACTTTCAACACTGAAGACGTCGCTAGAGAGGTAACGCCAATCAAACGACAGTGCTTAGTGGAAggtgaaaaaaaactgaaatactATCGTCAATATAGTCGATCAGCTTGTTTCGTTGATTGTAAGACGCGAAAGATGCAAGAAGACTGTAACTGCCGCCCGTATTTCTTTAGAG aGATTAACGACTCTCGATTATGCGAAATGACGTCCTACACATGTATTTCTGACGTTAACG AGAAAGTGCGTTCGCATGGACATGAAATCTGCGAATGCTTGCCGCCCTGTACGGACACTCGTTACGATCCTGAAATATCATACGCATCCTTCCCTGGTCACGGATTCAATCTGACGCGCACCTTCAAGCGTCTAGTTGAAAAGCGAAACCTTAGCACCGGCACGGATGGCACCGAATACTTCAA GTCAAATGTGGCAATACTTCATGTTTACTACAAAGAAAAGACAGGAATGCGCTACAGAACTGACATCCGATTCGGAATTGAAGACTTTATCT CTGCAATGGGTGGACTTTTGGGCCTTGGTCTAGGCATGAGCTTCATCAGCGTCATTGAATTATTCTACTTTTTCTGCGTTCGGCGCTTTTTTTTACGACATCGTGCTGCGGCTGCCCCAGATCAAGCAACGCAAAGCCCATCTACTCCTCCAGCTGAAAGTGACGAAGCGAAAAACGTCTGGCCGTCCTCTACTACCCTAACATCATCGATCAAGACAGTGGAGTCGAGTCTGGATGgacacagcaacaacaatctaGTTCGCCGTGGTTCACTTAATTTACCTGCTGACTTGCAGGCAACCCTGTTTAAATACTGA
- the LOC124199967 gene encoding pickpocket protein 28-like: protein MYCCAPIETQASSEETKKRIILPRLNQCHSCFGVFCSEFIMPRLRARINKRSSERNQRLLQHFCENTSIHGLKHIFEDGSLFFERVIWSLVFLSGICFSGYFCLQMWQKWEQSPLLTSVETHLYPLKNIPFPAVTICNVNKVSGRKLNDAISGNPKFKGVSYAKLQTTLRYMTKLDRAFNNEEELLKLSRYYEALNITALDLFKVLKRTAPSCTDLILDCSWLGLSEPCMQYFTFLPTDDGMCCTFNGGKYFDTILDLETKAHEPLKVNGNGYRMGLSLVLDADLNDCSVTSGKFDGFKVLIHSPEEFPDVAHRGFVIGLGTETFVGVKATTSFYAEEVAKEIPPSIRQCHVEGEKKLKYFQRYSRSACSVECDTQFMEERCHCRPFYFKGDNQTKLCEIKSYGCIAEVYEGIHSRGDICGEECNCLPPCSDTWYEPEISYASFPGRGFNRTRTFKRIVARHRLISGSETKEYLKSNVAMLHVYYKEKTGMRYRTDIRYGIEDFISAMGGLLGLGLGMSFISVIELFYFLFYRRIFLWLRTNWSTHKKAPENQTMAIAPQHSYRTSSKSRKSPPSSPTINPSSSNIWFLSLDGHSQLVRRGSVNLPSQIQGRVFKY, encoded by the exons ATGTATTGTTGCGCTCCAATAGAGACACAGGCCAGCAGTgaagagacaaaaaagagaattattCTGCCACGTTTAAATCAGTGTCACAGCTGCTTCGGTGTCTTTTGCAGTGAGTTCATCATGCCTCGTCTGAGAgcaagaataaacaaaagatcATCCGAAAGAAACCAACGGCTTTTACAGCATTTTTGCGAAAACACCTCAATTCATGGCCTGAAACACATTTTCGAAGACGGAAGTCTGTTCTTCGAACG AGTTATTTGGAGCCTGGTGTTTCTCTCCGGCATTTGCTTCTCGGGATATTTCTGTTTGCAAATGTGGCAAAAGTGGGAGCAGTCTCCTTTACTCACATCGGTCGAAACACATCTTTACCCACTAAAGAATATCCCCTTTCCAGCTGTCACAATCTGCAATGTTAACAAAGTCTCGGGAAGAAAACTCAATGACGCAATATCAGGCAATCCCAA GTTCAAAGGTGTTTCTTATGCAAAACTGCAAACGACACTGCGATATATGACTAAACTGGATAGAGCATTCAACAACGAGGAAGAGTTGCTAAAGCTGAGCCGATATTACGAGGCGCTTAACATCACTGCTCTTGATTTGTTCAAGGTCTTGAAACGA ACTGCGCCATCTTGTACAGATCTAATTTTGGACTGCAGCTGGTTAGGGCTTTCCGAACCGTGTATGCAGTACTTTACTTTCTTACCTACTGACGACGGAATGTGCTGCACATTTAACGGAGGAAAATATTTCGACACAATATTAGACCTAGAAACCAA agcCCATGAGCCCTTGAAAGTGAATGGCAATGGATACCGAATGGGTTTGTCTTTAGTTCTCGATGCCGATTTGAATGATTGCAGTGTTACTAGTGGCAAATTCGACGGCTTCAAG GTGTTGATCCATTCGCCGGAAGAATTTCCTGACGTGGCCCATAG AGGATTCGTGATAGGTCTAGGAACAGAAAC cttcGTTGGAGTCAAAGCAACCACTTCTTTCTACGCTGAAGAGGTTGCCAAAGAAATCCCACCTTCGATACGTCAATGTCATGTGGAGGgcgaaaagaaattgaaatattttcagcgTTATAGTCGATCAGCTTGTTCCGTCGAATGTGATACGCAGTTTATGGAAGAACGCTGTCATTGCCGTCCATTTTACTTCAAAG GAGATAACCAGACAAAGTTGTGCGAAATTAAGTCCTATGGCTGCATAGCTGAAGTTTATG aGGGCATTCATTCACGGGGCGATATATGTGGAGAAGAATGTAACTGTTTACCTCCCTGCTCGGACACCTGGTACGAGCCAGAAATTTCCTACGCATCCTTCCCCGGTCGTGGTTTCAACCGAACACGCACTTTTAAACGAATTGTAGCAAGACATAGACTAATTTCCGGAtccgaaacaaaagaatatttaaa ATCCAATGTAGCGATGCTTCACGTATACTATAAAGAAAAGACAGGAATGCGCTACAGAACGGATATTCGCTATGGAATCGAAGACTTTATCT CTGCAATGGGTGGACTTTTGGGCCTCGGTCTAGGCATGAGCTTCATCAGCGTCATCGAATTATTCTACTTCCTCTTTTATCGGCGCATCTTTTTATGGTTACGTACTAACTGGTCAACCCACAAGAAGGCACCTGAAAATCAGACGATGGCGATTGCACCTCAGCATTCCTACCGAACATCTTCCAAATCGAGGAAAAGTCCACCGTCTTCGCCAACAATAAATCCGTCATCCTCGAACATCTGGTTCCTCAGCCTCGATGGACACTCGCAACTAGTTCGCCGTGGTTCAGTTAATTTACCTTCTCAAATACAGGGTCgggtttttaaatattga